One genomic segment of Mastomys coucha isolate ucsf_1 unplaced genomic scaffold, UCSF_Mcou_1 pScaffold22, whole genome shotgun sequence includes these proteins:
- the Znf394 gene encoding zinc finger protein 394 gives MAAGSGVAPPPLGARLCTVKVEEDSPGSQESSGFGDWQNPETSRKQFRQLRYQEVAGPEEALSRLWELCRRWLRPELRSKEQIMELLVLEQFLTILPQELQAYVRDHCPESGEEAVALARTLQRALDRASPQGFVSFKDVAESLTWEEWEQLAVARKGFCRESTKDAGSTVVPGLETRAVNTDVILKQEILKEAEPQAWLQVSQGKVPAFPKCGDACEDREEKLPKAAVLLQLQSSPEEQGCTTIPHLIGVSKDENNEFENSGSSVLGQHIQTAEGLGTNGECGDDHKQGFHVKGHTVKPHSFADSALGLLETQRQFQEDKPYKCDSCEKRFRQRSDLFKHQRTHTGEKPYQCQECGKSFSQSAALVKHQRTHTGEKPYACPECGECFRQSSHLSRHQRTHASEKYYKCEECGEIFHISSLFRHQRLHKGERPYKCEDCGKSFKQRSDLFKHQRIHTGEKPYVCVVCGRRFSQSATLIKHQRTHTGEKPYKCFQCGERFRQSTHLVRHQRIHQNSVS, from the exons ATGGCTGCGGGCTCTGGGGTCGCCCCGCCACCTCTGGGTGCTAGGCTTTGTACGGTGAAAGTGGAGGAGGACTCTCCGGGGAGTCAGGAGTCCTCTGGTTTCGGAGATTGGCAGAACCCCGAAACTTCTCGAAAACAGTTCAGGCAATTGCGCTACCAGGAAGTGGCCGGCCCCGAGGAGGCGCTGAGCCGACTTTGGGAGCTCTGTCGGCGGTGGCTGAGGCCCGAGCTGCGCTCCAAAGAGCAGATCATGGAGCTGCTGGTGCTGGAGCAGTTCCTCACCATCCTGccccaggagctccaggcctACGTGCGGGACCACTGCCCTGAAAGCGGGGAGGAGGCTGTGGCCTTGGCGCGGACTCTACAAAGAGCACTGGACCGGGCCTCCCCCCAG GGCTTTGTGAGCTTCAAGGATGTGGCTGAATCTCTGACCTGGGAAGAATGGGAGCAGCTAGCTGTAGCTCGGAAGGGTTTCTGCAGAGAGAGCACAAAGGACGCTGGGAGCACAGTTGTGCCTG gcTTGGAAACTAGAGCTGTGAACACAGACGTGATTCTAAAGCAAGAAATTTTAAAGGAGGCAGAGCCACAGGCATGGCTACAAGTGTCCCAGGGAAAGGTCCCAGCATTTCCCAAATGTGGTGATGCCTGTGAGGACCGGGAAGAAAAGCTGCCAAAAGCTGCTGTATTGCTGCAGCTCCAGAGTTCTCCTGAAGAGCAAGGATGCACTACCATCCCGCATCTCATTGGTGTGTCCAAAgatgaaaataatgaatttgagAACAGTGGCAGCTCTGTCCTTGGTCAGCACATCCAGACAGCAGAGGGGCTGGGTACCAACGGTGAATGTGGGGACGACCACAAACAAGGCTTCCATGTGAAAGGCCATACAGTGAAGCCTCACAGCTTTGCAGACAGTGCCTTGGGGCTTCTTGAGACCCAGAGGCAGTTCCAGGAAGACAAACCTTATAAATGCGATAGCTGCGAGAAGAGATTCAGACAGCGCTCAGACCTCTTCAAACACCAGAGGACCCACACAGGTGAGAAACCCTATCAGTGCCAAGAATGTGGGAAAAGCTTCAGTCAGAGTGCTGCCCTCGTTAAACACCAGCGGACACACACAGGCGAGAAGCCATACGCATGCCCAGAATGCGGGGAATGCTTCAGGCAGAGCTCACATCTGAGTCGGCATCAGAGAACCCATGCCAGCGAGAAGTACTATAAATGTGAGGAATGTGGGGAGATCTTTCATATTTCCAGCCTATTTAGACATCAGAGACTACATAAAGGGGAGAGACCATACAAGTGTGAAGACTGTGGAAAGAGCTTCAAACAGCGATCAGACCTCTTTAAGCACCAGAGAATccatacaggagagaagccctatgtgtgtgttgtttgtgggAGAAGATTCAGTCAGAGTGCCACCCTCATTAAACACCAGAGAACTCACACAGGAGAAAAACCTTATAAATGTTTTCAATGTGGTGAAAGATTTAGACAGAGTACACACCTTGTCCGACACCAAAGAATCCATCAAAATTCAGTCTCCTAG